The Streptomyces sp. NBC_00102 genome segment CGGTACGGGCCTGGTGGAGGCCGTCGCCGCCCTGGCCGTTGGCGTACCGCACCCGGAGCGTGTAGACGCCGTCCGCGGGGACGCCGACCACGTGCGTGGTCAGGCCGGAGTTCTGGTTGAGCTCGGCGACGAAACCGTTGCCCGCGTACCCCTGGTGGTCCAGGGCTCCGGTGGCGCTGCCCGCCAGCCGGGCCGACTCCGCCTCGCAACTCGTGCCGTAGAGACAGTCCTTGATGGCGGTGGTGGCGGCGGAGGGGTACGAGTCGTCGTCGGCCGCCAACAGGGCGACGCTGTCGACGTTCACCGAACCGGAGTCCGAGGCGGTCCGGGTCAGCGCCACCGTGTGCTGGCCCTTGGTGAGCTTCAGCTGCGCGGTGGCCTTGGCCCAGGTGTCCCAGCTCCCGGTGGCGGGCAGCTCGACCTTCTGCGGGGCGCCGCCGTCGACGGAGAGCGAGAGCGTGCGGGTCTCCGTCTTGCCGTCGCCACCCTGGGCGTTGGCGTAACGCAGAGCGAACCGGTAGGCACCGTCGGCACTGACATCGATGTCAGTGGAGACCGAACTGCCGGTCGCCTCGAAGCCCGCGGCGAAGGCCGCGCCGGTGTGGTCGCGATGGTCGGACGCGGTGCCGAGCCCTTCGAGCCGGAGGTCCTCCGCCTCGCACAGCGCGCCGAGCGCGCAGACGAGCCGCTGCCACGGGGCGGCGGTCACCGGCCGTGTACCCGCGTCGAGTTGGACGGAGAGGTTCTCGGCGTCGAACGGCCCGGAGCCGACCCGGTAGCGCAGGGTCATCCCGCTCGTCCGGATGGTCAGCCAGCCGTCCTTCGTCCGCGCGGTGTAGGAGGCCGGGGTGAACCCGTCCCGCCCGATCGCGTTGAAGGTCGGCGCGTCGGTGAACTTGCCGTCGCCCGCGTACTCGGTACGGACCAGGGTCGGCGAGAGGATCTCGAAGCGGGCACCCCCGGAGGTGACGGTCGGTATCCGGACCGCGTGGTTCCCGCCGGCGGTGGCGGTTCCCGCGCCGGTCAGAGTCGTCGAGGCGGCCACGGCCAGGGCGGCGACCGTACCCGCTCTCCGGCGCACGCGTTGACTTCCGGCACGGCTCTTCGATGCGGCTTCCACAGCGCAACTCCGTTCATTTGTACGCCGGTTCGCGACTCGTCCCCGCCGCGTCGGCTACGTTCTCCACGTCTTTCCCACGTTGCAAACAGACACTCGGGATGCAGGAGAACACGGGCTCTCGCGCGGTGTCCATAACGCTGCACCGTCTGCCGCACGTGGGCAGCCGGGGCGACCAGGCCTTCGGCGACCACCCCGGGAGGCGGGGAGAGTTGAGGGTTGATGACTCACCGTCACCGACCGAGCAGCCGCCGGGCGATCTCGGCGTGGTCCGGGGCGAGGGTGTGCGCGCCGGACCTGCTGCGCCAGAGCACGTTCTGGAGGACCCGGCCCAGCGTCCAGGCGCGGGCCCGCTCACGGTCGTAACCGGGACCGAGCGCCTCGCTGAGGGCGTCGAAGCGCCAGAGGACGTCCGCCGCGTCGAAGCGGTTGTCCAGGGCCGGGAAGAGCTCGAACCCGGGGTCGCCGGCGAGGGGCTTGGGGTCCAACGCGACCCACTCATGGGCGCGTTCCGTACCGGGGCGGCCGGCCAGGACGTTGTCGTAGTGCAGATCCCAGTGGAGCAGCCGGTCCCCCGGTTCGCCGGCCACCTCGCGCAGTGCCGCCGCGCAGTCCGCGACCAGCCGCCGCTCCTGGTCGTCGGCGAGCAGGGGCAGGGCGCGGGGCGCCTCCGCCAGCATCCGCGCCGCCATGTCCGCCAGCGTGCGCAGCCCCCGCGGCGCGGGTACGGCCACCAGCCGGGCCAGCGCCTGCGCGAGGACGCCCACCGCCTCATGGACGTCGGGGAGCGCCGACAGCGGCCGGTTCTCGTCCAGGCGCTCCAGCAGCATCGCGCCGGTCACCGGGTCGTGGTCGAGCAGCGCGACCGTCCCTGCCCCCGCCTCGCCCCAGACCCGCAGCGCGAGCGCCTCGCCCGCCGACTCCTCGTCCAGCAGCTGGAGTTTCAGCGCCGCCGGAAGGCCGGCCGGGACGCCCTCGCCCGGGACGCCTCCGCCCGGGACGCCCTCGCCCAGGGCGTCTTCGCCCGGGGAGCCGTCCCGGACCACCGGGAGGACCAGCGCGCACATCCCGTACATCGGCGGGCCGTCGACGCGCAGCCCCCACTCCCGCACGTAGCGGGCGGCCAGCTCCGGCAGGGCGTCGGTGAACGCCCTGCCGGCCGCCCCGTTGAACATGGTCTGGGTGGCGATCAGCTCTTCCGGGATGTCGATCACGCCCCCGATCGTAGGGCCGTGCGTCAATCGGGACCATGGAGCGAAACCGCCCGGCAACAGCCGTCGCCTCCGCGATCGGCGGCTGGATGGCCCGGGCCCCGGGCACGTACCTCTGGTTGACGGTCCTCCTCGTCACCACCCACCTGCTGGGTCCGCTGCTGCCCGCGGCCGAGGAGCTCGTCCGGGTGCCCGCACCCACCGACCCGCACGTCCTCGTGGACCGGCCGTTCCGCGTGTTCCTCGCCGGTCTGCTCTGGCTTCCGCAGGGCGGACACTGGGCGCTCTGCGCGGTGCTCTTCACCCTCCTCCACGCGCCCGCCGAACACTGGCTGGGAACGTGGCGGTGGTGCGCGGTGGTGGCCGTCGCGTACGTACCCGCCGGGCTGCTCGCGGAGGCCGTACTGCTCTGGGCGGTACGGCACGGGCACGCACCGCTCTCCGCGACCGACTCCCTCGTGTACGCCACCGATCAGGGGATCGCGGGGATCGCCGCGGTGCTCACCTACCGGCTGCCGCGCGTCTGGCGTTACGCGTACGCCTTCGCCGTCCTCGTCTTCTGCGGGGTCCCGCTGGGCGCCGGACCCGACGTGACCGACCTCGGCCGCTTCGCGGCGGCCCTCGCCGGACTGGCCTGCTACCCGCTGACCCGCAGGCCCCGACCCCGGGCGGGACGCCCAACGCACCCCGTACGTGCGCCGGGTGGACGGCGGCCCCGCGAGACGGGACGGGCCGCGGCCCAGTAATCTCCCGCAACGGGCGGCACTTTCCCCATGAATGCTGTCCGCCGACGCGCCGGTCATCCCTACGCGTCGCCCCAACGCACCGGATCTCCCCGATGCCCCGGTCACCCCACCGCACCGGATCTCCCCGACGCACCGGACAGCAGAGGCAGCATGAGCAGCGGCAGAACCGCCGGAACCGTCAACGGCGGCATATCGTTCTGGTTCGCGCGGGCGGGCATCCCCGCCCCCCGCGAGCCCCTGCCCGGCGACACCCACGCCGACGTGTGCATCGTCGGCGGCGGTTACACCGGGCTCTGGACGGCGTACTACCTGAAGAAGG includes the following:
- a CDS encoding rhomboid-like protein; translated protein: MERNRPATAVASAIGGWMARAPGTYLWLTVLLVTTHLLGPLLPAAEELVRVPAPTDPHVLVDRPFRVFLAGLLWLPQGGHWALCAVLFTLLHAPAEHWLGTWRWCAVVAVAYVPAGLLAEAVLLWAVRHGHAPLSATDSLVYATDQGIAGIAAVLTYRLPRVWRYAYAFAVLVFCGVPLGAGPDVTDLGRFAAALAGLACYPLTRRPRPRAGRPTHPVRAPGGRRPRETGRAAAQ
- a CDS encoding aminoglycoside phosphotransferase family protein — encoded protein: MIDIPEELIATQTMFNGAAGRAFTDALPELAARYVREWGLRVDGPPMYGMCALVLPVVRDGSPGEDALGEGVPGGGVPGEGVPAGLPAALKLQLLDEESAGEALALRVWGEAGAGTVALLDHDPVTGAMLLERLDENRPLSALPDVHEAVGVLAQALARLVAVPAPRGLRTLADMAARMLAEAPRALPLLADDQERRLVADCAAALREVAGEPGDRLLHWDLHYDNVLAGRPGTERAHEWVALDPKPLAGDPGFELFPALDNRFDAADVLWRFDALSEALGPGYDRERARAWTLGRVLQNVLWRSRSGAHTLAPDHAEIARRLLGR